From Salvia splendens isolate huo1 chromosome 3, SspV2, whole genome shotgun sequence, a single genomic window includes:
- the LOC121793764 gene encoding probable membrane-associated kinase regulator 1 has translation MGRRHRSKSHTLTSSSSSSEFEFRISLSPHKSSRPADELFYKGQILPLHLSPRLSMLQSLLLSSSPSSSSSTSRDSTSSSDLLLDYDSSRPSSSTDDDFIKRPSSSSTTDRKSPKYFSLAKFSSVFRKDTKTASSVKRVSTTARGVLRKYFNKVKPLYEKLSHKQQQHQKMPAPAAVARRSNENSREISMSFSGNLRYPRRRSSISSCPSSMTSSPRRGEAPQMGRVGSGSYNPGASSMAELQSAIQGAIAHCKNSMTKNNNAVSNDISQ, from the coding sequence ATGGGGCGGCGCCACCGCAGCAAGTCGCACACCCTCacgtcctcctcctcctcctccgagTTTGAATTCCGCATCTCCCTCTCCCCCCACAAATCCTCCCGCCCCGCCGACGAGCTCTTCTACAAGGGCCAGATCCTCCCTCTCCACCTCTCCCCCCGCCTCTCCATGCTCCAGTCTCTCCTCCTCTCCTCctctccctcctcctcctcctccacctcccGCGACTCCACCTCCTCCTCCGACCTCCTCCTCGACTACGACTCCTCCCGCCCCAGCTCCTCCACCGACGACGACTTCATCAAacgcccctcctcctcctccaccaccgaCCGCAAATCCCCGAAATACTTCTCCCTCGCCAAATTCTCCTCCGTCTTCCGCAAGGACACCAAGACCGCCTCATCTGTCAAGCGCGTCAGCACCACCGCCAGAGGAGTCCTCCGCAAGTACTTCAACAAGGTCAAACCCCTCTACGAAAAGCTCTCCCACAAACAACAACAACACCAGAAAATGCCTGCGCCGGCGGCCGTGGCTCGGCGATCGAACGAGAATTCTAGAGAAATCTCAATGTCTTTCTCCGGGAATTTGAGATACCCTAGGCGAAGAAGCAGCATCTCGAGCTGCCCTTCCTCAATGACGTCGTCGCCGCGGCGGGGCGAGGCCCCGCAAATGGGTCGGGTCGGATCCGGATCGTACAACCCGGGAGCTTCGTCGATGGCGGAGCTGCAGAGCGCCATCCAAGGCGCCATTGCCCACTGCAAAAACTCCATGACGAAGAACAATAATGCGGTCAGTAAcgacatttctcaataa